The following coding sequences are from one Prochlorococcus sp. MIT 1314 window:
- a CDS encoding NADH dehydrogenase subunit K encodes MNQQLSPKAIREIREGTCNPLGAPQVTTDLSENIILTSLDDLHNWARLSSLWPLLYGTACCFIEFAALIGSRFDFDRFGLVPRSSPRQADLLIVAGTVTMKMAPALVRLYEQMPEPKYVIAMGACTITGGMFSADSTTAVRGVDKLIPVDLYLPGCPPRPEAIFDAVIKLRKKVGDESILERTKTEQTHRYLTLDHEMNLVFSENTGEYLNKTSTNVISSSNKEKIIELSENSENTKIINRDQV; translated from the coding sequence TTGAACCAACAATTATCCCCGAAAGCAATCAGAGAAATCAGAGAAGGAACCTGTAATCCGCTTGGGGCACCACAAGTAACTACGGATTTAAGTGAAAATATTATCCTTACAAGTCTAGACGATCTTCATAATTGGGCCAGATTAAGTAGTCTTTGGCCTCTTCTTTACGGTACTGCTTGTTGTTTTATTGAATTTGCTGCCCTAATTGGTTCTAGATTTGATTTTGATAGATTTGGATTAGTCCCAAGAAGCTCTCCAAGACAAGCTGATCTATTAATAGTTGCAGGTACAGTAACAATGAAGATGGCTCCAGCTCTAGTAAGACTTTATGAACAGATGCCTGAACCAAAATATGTAATTGCAATGGGGGCTTGTACTATCACAGGAGGTATGTTTAGCGCAGATTCTACTACCGCTGTTCGAGGTGTTGATAAATTGATACCTGTTGATCTTTACCTTCCAGGATGTCCACCAAGACCAGAAGCAATCTTTGATGCTGTAATAAAATTAAGAAAAAAAGTTGGCGATGAATCAATTCTAGAACGGACAAAAACAGAGCAAACCCACAGGTACTTAACATTAGATCACGAAATGAATCTTGTTTTCTCTGAAAATACTGGTGAATATTTAAATAAAACTTCAACAAATGTTATCTCTTCCTCCAATAAAGAAAAAATAATTGAATTATCTGAGAACAGCGAAAACACTAAAATTATCAATAGAGACCAAGTTTAA
- a CDS encoding NAD(P)H-quinone oxidoreductase subunit J codes for MEKDGLAKSSDASIEKEGFVSQSLSKDGIPNQSLANDHIGIENISVEPSKLYEAVSALRNYGFNYLECQGGYDEGPGKNLVSFYHFITVDDLQKIEKIKEVRLKVFLKRDSDLSIPSLYKIFKGSDWQERETYDMYGINFLDHPNPKRLLMPEDWRGWPLRKDYIQPDFYELQDAY; via the coding sequence ATGGAAAAAGACGGTTTAGCTAAATCCTCAGATGCTTCAATAGAAAAAGAAGGATTTGTAAGTCAATCTTTATCTAAAGATGGAATTCCAAATCAATCATTGGCTAATGATCACATTGGAATAGAAAATATTTCTGTAGAACCTAGCAAATTATATGAAGCAGTATCGGCTTTAAGAAATTACGGTTTCAACTATCTTGAATGTCAAGGTGGCTATGATGAGGGTCCAGGCAAAAATCTTGTTAGTTTCTATCATTTTATAACTGTTGATGATTTACAAAAAATCGAAAAGATTAAAGAAGTCAGGTTAAAAGTTTTCTTGAAACGAGATTCTGATTTATCAATTCCTAGTTTGTATAAAATTTTTAAAGGAAGTGATTGGCAAGAAAGAGAAACATATGACATGTATGGAATAAATTTTCTTGATCATCCAAATCCTAAAAGACTATTAATGCCTGAAGATTGGAGAGGATGGCCATTAAGGAAAGACTATATTCAACCAGACTTCTATGAACTTCAAGATGCTTATTAG
- the psbE gene encoding cytochrome b559 subunit alpha, with product MAAGSTGERPFFEIITSVRYWIIHAVTLPAIFIAGFLFVYTGLAYDAFGTPRPDSYFQASESKAPVVTQRYDAKSQLDLRTK from the coding sequence ATGGCCGCAGGATCAACGGGTGAACGCCCATTTTTTGAAATAATAACCAGTGTTAGATACTGGATTATTCACGCAGTAACACTTCCAGCAATCTTTATAGCAGGCTTTCTGTTCGTATATACAGGCCTAGCTTACGATGCGTTTGGAACTCCTCGTCCAGATAGCTATTTTCAAGCATCTGAATCTAAAGCCCCTGTCGTTACTCAAAGGTATGACGCTAAGTCTCAATTAGATTTAAGAACAAAATAA
- a CDS encoding rubredoxin → MSENIQPASEENKIVENFEKEKLLKYSSVVDSEQPTINLEQNRFECRSCGYIYDPSEGNKKLNIPKNTPFSDLDGKTFACPVCRAGKNFYKDIGPKSKPSGFEENLTYGFGFNSLPPGQKNILIFGGLAFAAACFLSLYSLH, encoded by the coding sequence GTGAGTGAAAACATTCAACCAGCATCTGAGGAAAACAAAATAGTTGAGAATTTTGAGAAAGAAAAACTTCTTAAATACTCATCAGTAGTAGATTCTGAACAACCTACAATCAATTTAGAACAAAATAGATTCGAATGTAGAAGTTGTGGATACATTTATGATCCGTCTGAAGGAAATAAAAAATTAAATATACCCAAAAATACTCCATTTTCAGATTTAGATGGTAAAACATTTGCTTGTCCAGTTTGCAGAGCTGGAAAGAACTTTTATAAAGATATAGGTCCAAAATCTAAACCTAGTGGTTTTGAAGAAAATTTAACTTATGGATTTGGCTTCAATAGCTTGCCCCCTGGTCAAAAAAATATATTAATTTTTGGTGGTTTAGCATTTGCAGCTGCATGTTTCCTTTCTTTGTACTCTTTGCATTAA
- a CDS encoding NAD(P)H-quinone oxidoreductase subunit 3 — MFLLTGYEYFLGFLIIAAAVPILALVTNFIVAPKGRSGERKLTYESGMEPIGGAWIQFNIRYYMFALVFVIFDVETVFLYPWAVAFNRLGLLAFIEALIFIAILVIALAYAWRKGALEWS; from the coding sequence ATGTTTTTATTAACTGGCTATGAATATTTTCTAGGTTTTCTGATAATTGCTGCCGCTGTTCCAATACTAGCTCTGGTTACTAATTTTATAGTTGCTCCTAAAGGCAGAAGTGGAGAAAGAAAACTAACATATGAGTCTGGTATGGAGCCTATTGGAGGAGCATGGATACAATTTAATATTCGTTATTACATGTTCGCCTTAGTTTTCGTTATATTTGATGTAGAGACAGTATTCCTTTACCCTTGGGCTGTTGCCTTCAATAGATTAGGCTTGTTAGCATTTATTGAGGCATTAATTTTCATTGCAATACTTGTTATCGCTTTGGCTTACGCATGGAGAAAAGGTGCTTTAGAATGGAGTTAA
- a CDS encoding photosynthesis system II assembly factor Ycf48, with translation MKKIFTSIPNLLLTLFLCFILSSCSSTGVKLNDGSPWETIQFEDQANVLDVDFIDNKNGFLVGSNRLIMETNDGGETWEKRDLDLPSEENFRLLDIDFKGEEGWLIGQPSLVMHTFDSGKNWTRLSLGNKLPGQPYLITTVDDGIAELATTAGAIYKTTDSGESWNAKVVDASGSGGVRDLRRNTNGNYVSVSSLGNFFSTLDNNDDTWVAHQRASSKRVQSIGFNPSGNLWMLSRGAEIRFNEESEDIESWSKPIVPILNGYNYLDLGWDPNGDIWAGGGNGTLIVSKDKGKTWNSDPIASSLPTNYIKIIFLNKDQIDTQKGFVLGERGYILKWKG, from the coding sequence ATGAAAAAAATTTTTACAAGCATACCAAATCTTCTCTTAACCTTATTTCTCTGCTTTATTTTGAGCAGTTGTTCATCTACAGGAGTTAAGTTGAATGATGGTAGTCCCTGGGAAACAATTCAATTTGAAGATCAGGCGAATGTCTTAGATGTTGATTTTATAGATAATAAAAATGGTTTCTTAGTAGGTTCTAATAGACTTATTATGGAAACGAATGATGGTGGAGAAACGTGGGAAAAAAGAGATCTAGATTTGCCAAGTGAAGAAAACTTTCGTCTATTAGACATTGATTTTAAAGGTGAAGAGGGATGGTTGATTGGCCAGCCTTCATTAGTAATGCATACATTTGATTCGGGGAAAAATTGGACTCGTTTGTCCTTAGGTAATAAATTACCAGGGCAACCATATCTCATAACAACCGTTGATGATGGCATTGCAGAATTGGCCACGACTGCAGGTGCTATATATAAAACGACAGATAGCGGTGAATCATGGAATGCGAAAGTTGTAGATGCCTCAGGTTCTGGAGGGGTTAGAGATCTAAGGAGAAATACTAATGGAAATTATGTCAGTGTAAGTAGTTTGGGGAATTTCTTTTCAACACTTGATAATAATGATGATACTTGGGTCGCACATCAAAGAGCTAGTAGTAAAAGGGTTCAAAGCATTGGATTCAATCCTTCGGGGAATTTGTGGATGTTATCTAGAGGTGCTGAAATTAGGTTCAATGAAGAAAGTGAAGATATCGAAAGTTGGTCTAAACCTATAGTACCAATTTTGAATGGATATAATTACCTCGATCTAGGATGGGACCCTAATGGAGATATTTGGGCTGGAGGAGGTAATGGGACTCTTATTGTAAGCAAAGATAAGGGTAAAACTTGGAACTCTGATCCAATAGCTTCTTCATTGCCAACTAACTACATTAAGATTATCTTTCTAAATAAAGATCAAATTGACACTCAAAAGGGCTTTGTTCTTGGGGAGCGTGGTTACATACTTAAGTGGAAAGGATAA
- the psbF gene encoding cytochrome b559 subunit beta: protein MTNSQAPMQAAEVRVYPIFTVRWLAVHALAIPSVFFLGAIAAMQFIRR from the coding sequence ATGACTAATTCACAAGCTCCAATGCAGGCTGCAGAAGTCCGCGTTTATCCAATTTTTACTGTTCGTTGGCTTGCAGTTCACGCTCTTGCGATACCTTCAGTATTTTTCTTAGGTGCCATTGCAGCAATGCAATTTATCAGACGTTAA
- a CDS encoding photosystem II reaction center protein L → MQVNENPNKVPVELNRTSLYLGLLSVFVLGILFSSYFFN, encoded by the coding sequence ATGCAAGTAAACGAAAATCCGAACAAAGTTCCTGTAGAACTTAATCGCACAAGCCTTTACCTAGGTTTATTATCAGTATTTGTTTTGGGAATCTTATTTTCCAGTTATTTCTTCAACTAA